One Opisthocomus hoazin isolate bOpiHoa1 chromosome 25, bOpiHoa1.hap1, whole genome shotgun sequence DNA window includes the following coding sequences:
- the PHTF1 gene encoding protein PHTF1 isoform X5: MASRDSDAISWYQKKVGAYDQQIWEKSVEQTEMKAFRSKPKKKGHIQPDLIDVDLIRGSTFAKAKPEIPWTSLTRKGIVRVVFFPLFSQWWIQVTSQRIFMWLLVLYVMQVSTQISKPSANNGLGRRRRIRRVKLVSEKGTETENGVNAVNNGIKHRHARSEYRLLHFKEKNKLSDGEKSHQDDCTNRGGVSDELSSEEDAEAMAQRILLRQNVEGASSDNSYEEKKKRPLVSLNQAVSQVKQALKGARDSDSVVESELESTLHSQDSRSCISVGSRSCSVTRRDSESTRHDSETEDMLWDDLLHGPECRSSCTSDSEEMTVRGIRRDLKEDVFQQNHLFWLQNTSPASAKVSALIWEGNDCKKVDMSVLEISGIIMSRVNAYQQGVGYQMLGNITTIGLAFLPFLYRLFRTDNLEQFCSISLKELLHIFCGAPASTPVVLLSAINFLERLCLTWMFFFMMCVAERTYKQRFLFAKLFSHITSARKARKYEIPHFRLKKVENIKIWLSLRSYLKRRGPQRSVDVVVSSVFLLALSIAFICCAQVLKGHKTFLNAAYNWEFLIWEAALLLFLLRLASLGSETNKKYSNISILLTEQINLYLKMEKKPNKKEQLSLVNNVLKLSTKLLKELDTPFRLYGLTMNPLIYNITRVVILSAVSGVISDLLGFNIRLWKIKP, translated from the exons aTGGCCTCCCGCGACAGCGACGCCATCTCCTGGTACCAGAAGAAG GTCGGGGCCTACGACCAGCAGATATGGGAGAAGTCCGTCGAGCAGACCGAGATGAAG GCCTTCCGAAGCAAGCCGAAGAAGAAGGGCCACATCCAGCCGGACCTGATCGACGTGGATCTGATCcgag GCTCTACGTTTGCCAAAGCCAAGCCTGAAATTCCCTGGACATCGCTAACTCGGAAGGGAATTGTGAGAGTTGTGTTTTTTCCATTATTCAGCCAGTGGTGGATACAGGTTACTTCCCAGCGCATTTTTATGTGGCTCCTGGTGCTCTACGTTATGCAAG TGTCCACCCAGATCAGCAAACCGTCGGCAAACAACGGGCTCGGCAGGCGGAGGAG GATTAGAAGAGTAAAGTTGGTATCTGAGAAAGGGACTGAGACAGAAAATGGTGTGAATGCTGTGAATAATGGCATTAAGCACAGACATGCCAGATCTGAATACAGGCTGTTgcacttcaaagagaaaaataaactttccGATGGGGAAAAGAGCCATCAG GACGACTGCACCAACAGAGGTGGTGTTTCTGATGAGCTTTCGAGTGAGGAGGATGCTGAAGCAATGGCACAAAGGATCTTGTTACGCCAGAATGTAGAAGGGGCTTCCAGTGACAATAGctatgaagagaagaaaaagaggcctCTTGTTTCCCTGAACCAGGCTGTCTCACAG GTGAAGCAAGCCCTGAAAGGTGCCAGAGACTCTGATAGTGTTGTGGAATCTGAACTAGAATCCACATTACATAGTCAG GACTCGAGGTCCTGCATCAGTGTGGGATCCCGGAGCTGTAGTGTGACCCGGAGAGACTCGGAAAGCACTCGCCATGACTCTGAGACCGAAGACATGCTTTGGGACGATCTGCTTCACGGGCCAGAGTGTCGGTCGTCCTGCACCAGCGACAGTGAGGAAATGACTGTGAGAGGCATCAGGCGGGATCTGAAGGAAGATGTTTTCCAGCAG AACCATTTGTTTTGGCTGCAGAATACAAGTCCGGCATCTGCTAAAGTGAGCGCACTGATCTGGGAAGGGAATGACTGTAAGAAGGTGGACATGTCCGTGCTGGAGATCAGCGGGATTATCATGAGCAGG GTTAATGCCTACCAGCAAGGAGTGGGGTATCAAATGCTGGGAAACATCACCACCATTGGATTAGCATTCCTGCCATTCCTCTACAGACTCTTCCGCACAGATAACCTGGAGCAGTTCTGCTCAATTTCTCTAAAGGAGCTTCTGCACATCTTTTGTGGAGCACCTGCTAGTACCCCTGTCGTTCTTTTGTCTGCAATCAACTTCCTTGAAAGACTTTGCTTAACCTGGATGTTCTTCTTCATGATGTGTGTTGCTGAGAGAACGTACAAACAG AGGTTTTTGTTTGCCAAGCTTTTTAGTCACATTACATCTGCTCGGAAAGCCAGGAAGTACGAAATTCCTCACTTTAGACTCAAGAAGGTAGAAAACATTAAGATCTGGTTGTCTCTTCGTTCCTATCtaaag AGGCGAGGCCCTCAGCGATCCGTGGACGTTGTCGTATCGTCAGTCTTTTTACTGGCTCTTTCCATTGCGTTTATATGCTGCGCCCAG gTTCTTAAGGgtcacaaaacatttctgaatgCAGCCTACAACTGGGAGTTCCTAATCTGGGAGGCAGCACTTCTTCTCTTTTTACTACGTCTGGCATCTTTGGGCTCGGAAACCAACAAGAAATACAGTAATATTTCAATCTTGCTCACTGAGCAG ATAAACTTATACCTGAAGATGGAGAAGAAGCCAAACAAGAAAGAACAGCTGTCTCTAGTGAACAATGTCTTGAAACTATCTACAAAGCTGCTGAAG GAGTTAGATACTCCATTTAGGCTGTATGGACTGACCATGAATCCATTAATCTACAACATAACACGAGTTGTCATACTCTCTGCTGTCTCCGGTGTTATAAGTGATCTTCTAGGATTCAATATCAGA TTATGGAAAATTAAACCGTGA
- the PHTF1 gene encoding protein PHTF1 isoform X3, translating into MASRDSDAISWYQKKVGAYDQQIWEKSVEQTEMKAFRSKPKKKGHIQPDLIDVDLIRGSTFAKAKPEIPWTSLTRKGIVRVVFFPLFSQWWIQVTSQRIFMWLLVLYVMQVSTQISKPSANNGLGRRRRKLRKSVGVDGNSWSSPDKNSKEEQSESASVLKNLFSVLFRRRIRRVKLVSEKGTETENGVNAVNNGIKHRHARSEYRLLHFKEKNKLSDGEKSHQDDCTNRGGVSDELSSEEDAEAMAQRILLRQNVEGASSDNSYEEKKKRPLVSLNQAVSQVKQALKGARDSDSVVESELESTLHSQDSRSCISVGSRSCSVTRRDSESTRHDSETEDMLWDDLLHGPECRSSCTSDSEEMTVRGIRRDLKEDVFQQNHLFWLQNTSPASAKVSALIWEGNDCKKVDMSVLEISGIIMSRVNAYQQGVGYQMLGNITTIGLAFLPFLYRLFRTDNLEQFCSISLKELLHIFCGAPASTPVVLLSAINFLERLCLTWMFFFMMCVAERTYKQRFLFAKLFSHITSARKARKYEIPHFRLKKVENIKIWLSLRSYLKRRGPQRSVDVVVSSVFLLALSIAFICCAQVLKGHKTFLNAAYNWEFLIWEAALLLFLLRLASLGSETNKKYSNISILLTEQINLYLKMEKKPNKKEQLSLVNNVLKLSTKLLKELDTPFRLYGLTMNPLIYNITRVVILSAVSGVISDLLGFNIRLWKIKP; encoded by the exons aTGGCCTCCCGCGACAGCGACGCCATCTCCTGGTACCAGAAGAAG GTCGGGGCCTACGACCAGCAGATATGGGAGAAGTCCGTCGAGCAGACCGAGATGAAG GCCTTCCGAAGCAAGCCGAAGAAGAAGGGCCACATCCAGCCGGACCTGATCGACGTGGATCTGATCcgag GCTCTACGTTTGCCAAAGCCAAGCCTGAAATTCCCTGGACATCGCTAACTCGGAAGGGAATTGTGAGAGTTGTGTTTTTTCCATTATTCAGCCAGTGGTGGATACAGGTTACTTCCCAGCGCATTTTTATGTGGCTCCTGGTGCTCTACGTTATGCAAG TGTCCACCCAGATCAGCAAACCGTCGGCAAACAACGGGCTCGGCAGGCGGAGGAG gaagTTACGCAAATCTGTGGGTGTGGATGGGAACAGTTGGTCTTCTCCTGACAAAAACAGTAAAGAAGAGCAGTCTGAATCTGCATCCGTTCTTAAGAATTTATTTAGTGTGCTTTTCCGAAGGAG GATTAGAAGAGTAAAGTTGGTATCTGAGAAAGGGACTGAGACAGAAAATGGTGTGAATGCTGTGAATAATGGCATTAAGCACAGACATGCCAGATCTGAATACAGGCTGTTgcacttcaaagagaaaaataaactttccGATGGGGAAAAGAGCCATCAG GACGACTGCACCAACAGAGGTGGTGTTTCTGATGAGCTTTCGAGTGAGGAGGATGCTGAAGCAATGGCACAAAGGATCTTGTTACGCCAGAATGTAGAAGGGGCTTCCAGTGACAATAGctatgaagagaagaaaaagaggcctCTTGTTTCCCTGAACCAGGCTGTCTCACAG GTGAAGCAAGCCCTGAAAGGTGCCAGAGACTCTGATAGTGTTGTGGAATCTGAACTAGAATCCACATTACATAGTCAG GACTCGAGGTCCTGCATCAGTGTGGGATCCCGGAGCTGTAGTGTGACCCGGAGAGACTCGGAAAGCACTCGCCATGACTCTGAGACCGAAGACATGCTTTGGGACGATCTGCTTCACGGGCCAGAGTGTCGGTCGTCCTGCACCAGCGACAGTGAGGAAATGACTGTGAGAGGCATCAGGCGGGATCTGAAGGAAGATGTTTTCCAGCAG AACCATTTGTTTTGGCTGCAGAATACAAGTCCGGCATCTGCTAAAGTGAGCGCACTGATCTGGGAAGGGAATGACTGTAAGAAGGTGGACATGTCCGTGCTGGAGATCAGCGGGATTATCATGAGCAGG GTTAATGCCTACCAGCAAGGAGTGGGGTATCAAATGCTGGGAAACATCACCACCATTGGATTAGCATTCCTGCCATTCCTCTACAGACTCTTCCGCACAGATAACCTGGAGCAGTTCTGCTCAATTTCTCTAAAGGAGCTTCTGCACATCTTTTGTGGAGCACCTGCTAGTACCCCTGTCGTTCTTTTGTCTGCAATCAACTTCCTTGAAAGACTTTGCTTAACCTGGATGTTCTTCTTCATGATGTGTGTTGCTGAGAGAACGTACAAACAG AGGTTTTTGTTTGCCAAGCTTTTTAGTCACATTACATCTGCTCGGAAAGCCAGGAAGTACGAAATTCCTCACTTTAGACTCAAGAAGGTAGAAAACATTAAGATCTGGTTGTCTCTTCGTTCCTATCtaaag AGGCGAGGCCCTCAGCGATCCGTGGACGTTGTCGTATCGTCAGTCTTTTTACTGGCTCTTTCCATTGCGTTTATATGCTGCGCCCAG gTTCTTAAGGgtcacaaaacatttctgaatgCAGCCTACAACTGGGAGTTCCTAATCTGGGAGGCAGCACTTCTTCTCTTTTTACTACGTCTGGCATCTTTGGGCTCGGAAACCAACAAGAAATACAGTAATATTTCAATCTTGCTCACTGAGCAG ATAAACTTATACCTGAAGATGGAGAAGAAGCCAAACAAGAAAGAACAGCTGTCTCTAGTGAACAATGTCTTGAAACTATCTACAAAGCTGCTGAAG GAGTTAGATACTCCATTTAGGCTGTATGGACTGACCATGAATCCATTAATCTACAACATAACACGAGTTGTCATACTCTCTGCTGTCTCCGGTGTTATAAGTGATCTTCTAGGATTCAATATCAGA TTATGGAAAATTAAACCGTGA
- the PHTF1 gene encoding protein PHTF1 isoform X2, which yields MASRDSDAISWYQKKVGAYDQQIWEKSVEQTEMKAFRSKPKKKGHIQPDLIDVDLIRGSTFAKAKPEIPWTSLTRKGIVRVVFFPLFSQWWIQVTSQRIFMWLLVLYVMQVIAVVLYFVVPVVNASEVMGPMCLMLLMGTVHCQIVSTQISKPSANNGLGRRRRKLRKSVGVDGNSWSSPDKNSKEEQSESASVLKNLFSVLFRRRIRRVKLVSEKGTETENGVNAVNNGIKHRHARSEYRLLHFKEKNKLSDGEKSHQDDCTNRGGVSDELSSEEDAEAMAQRILLRQNVEGASSDNSYEEKKKRPLVSLNQAVSQVKQALKGARDSDSVVESELESTLHSQDSRSCISVGSRSCSVTRRDSESTRHDSETEDMLWDDLLHGPECRSSCTSDSEEMTVRGIRRDLKEDVFQQNHLFWLQNTSPASAKVSALIWEGNDCKKVDMSVLEISGIIMSRVNAYQQGVGYQMLGNITTIGLAFLPFLYRLFRTDNLEQFCSISLKELLHIFCGAPASTPVVLLSAINFLERLCLTWMFFFMMCVAERTYKQRFLFAKLFSHITSARKARKYEIPHFRLKKVENIKIWLSLRSYLKRRGPQRSVDVVVSSVFLLALSIAFICCAQVLKGHKTFLNAAYNWEFLIWEAALLLFLLRLASLGSETNKKYSNISILLTEQINLYLKMEKKPNKKEQLSLVNNVLKLSTKLLKELDTPFRLYGLTMNPLIYNITRVVILSAVSGVISDLLGFNIRLWKIKP from the exons aTGGCCTCCCGCGACAGCGACGCCATCTCCTGGTACCAGAAGAAG GTCGGGGCCTACGACCAGCAGATATGGGAGAAGTCCGTCGAGCAGACCGAGATGAAG GCCTTCCGAAGCAAGCCGAAGAAGAAGGGCCACATCCAGCCGGACCTGATCGACGTGGATCTGATCcgag GCTCTACGTTTGCCAAAGCCAAGCCTGAAATTCCCTGGACATCGCTAACTCGGAAGGGAATTGTGAGAGTTGTGTTTTTTCCATTATTCAGCCAGTGGTGGATACAGGTTACTTCCCAGCGCATTTTTATGTGGCTCCTGGTGCTCTACGTTATGCAAG TTATAGCAGTTGTGTTGTATTTCGTGGTGCCTGTTGTGAATGCGAGTGAAGTCATGGGGCCAATGTGCCTTATGTTACTGATGGGAACTGTTCACTGTCAAATAGTGTCCACCCAGATCAGCAAACCGTCGGCAAACAACGGGCTCGGCAGGCGGAGGAG gaagTTACGCAAATCTGTGGGTGTGGATGGGAACAGTTGGTCTTCTCCTGACAAAAACAGTAAAGAAGAGCAGTCTGAATCTGCATCCGTTCTTAAGAATTTATTTAGTGTGCTTTTCCGAAGGAG GATTAGAAGAGTAAAGTTGGTATCTGAGAAAGGGACTGAGACAGAAAATGGTGTGAATGCTGTGAATAATGGCATTAAGCACAGACATGCCAGATCTGAATACAGGCTGTTgcacttcaaagagaaaaataaactttccGATGGGGAAAAGAGCCATCAG GACGACTGCACCAACAGAGGTGGTGTTTCTGATGAGCTTTCGAGTGAGGAGGATGCTGAAGCAATGGCACAAAGGATCTTGTTACGCCAGAATGTAGAAGGGGCTTCCAGTGACAATAGctatgaagagaagaaaaagaggcctCTTGTTTCCCTGAACCAGGCTGTCTCACAG GTGAAGCAAGCCCTGAAAGGTGCCAGAGACTCTGATAGTGTTGTGGAATCTGAACTAGAATCCACATTACATAGTCAG GACTCGAGGTCCTGCATCAGTGTGGGATCCCGGAGCTGTAGTGTGACCCGGAGAGACTCGGAAAGCACTCGCCATGACTCTGAGACCGAAGACATGCTTTGGGACGATCTGCTTCACGGGCCAGAGTGTCGGTCGTCCTGCACCAGCGACAGTGAGGAAATGACTGTGAGAGGCATCAGGCGGGATCTGAAGGAAGATGTTTTCCAGCAG AACCATTTGTTTTGGCTGCAGAATACAAGTCCGGCATCTGCTAAAGTGAGCGCACTGATCTGGGAAGGGAATGACTGTAAGAAGGTGGACATGTCCGTGCTGGAGATCAGCGGGATTATCATGAGCAGG GTTAATGCCTACCAGCAAGGAGTGGGGTATCAAATGCTGGGAAACATCACCACCATTGGATTAGCATTCCTGCCATTCCTCTACAGACTCTTCCGCACAGATAACCTGGAGCAGTTCTGCTCAATTTCTCTAAAGGAGCTTCTGCACATCTTTTGTGGAGCACCTGCTAGTACCCCTGTCGTTCTTTTGTCTGCAATCAACTTCCTTGAAAGACTTTGCTTAACCTGGATGTTCTTCTTCATGATGTGTGTTGCTGAGAGAACGTACAAACAG AGGTTTTTGTTTGCCAAGCTTTTTAGTCACATTACATCTGCTCGGAAAGCCAGGAAGTACGAAATTCCTCACTTTAGACTCAAGAAGGTAGAAAACATTAAGATCTGGTTGTCTCTTCGTTCCTATCtaaag AGGCGAGGCCCTCAGCGATCCGTGGACGTTGTCGTATCGTCAGTCTTTTTACTGGCTCTTTCCATTGCGTTTATATGCTGCGCCCAG gTTCTTAAGGgtcacaaaacatttctgaatgCAGCCTACAACTGGGAGTTCCTAATCTGGGAGGCAGCACTTCTTCTCTTTTTACTACGTCTGGCATCTTTGGGCTCGGAAACCAACAAGAAATACAGTAATATTTCAATCTTGCTCACTGAGCAG ATAAACTTATACCTGAAGATGGAGAAGAAGCCAAACAAGAAAGAACAGCTGTCTCTAGTGAACAATGTCTTGAAACTATCTACAAAGCTGCTGAAG GAGTTAGATACTCCATTTAGGCTGTATGGACTGACCATGAATCCATTAATCTACAACATAACACGAGTTGTCATACTCTCTGCTGTCTCCGGTGTTATAAGTGATCTTCTAGGATTCAATATCAGA TTATGGAAAATTAAACCGTGA
- the PHTF1 gene encoding protein PHTF1 isoform X1, translated as MASRDSDAISWYQKKVGAYDQQIWEKSVEQTEMKVTARPGAPAGPVPLASDGPLFSGPQAFRSKPKKKGHIQPDLIDVDLIRGSTFAKAKPEIPWTSLTRKGIVRVVFFPLFSQWWIQVTSQRIFMWLLVLYVMQVIAVVLYFVVPVVNASEVMGPMCLMLLMGTVHCQIVSTQISKPSANNGLGRRRRKLRKSVGVDGNSWSSPDKNSKEEQSESASVLKNLFSVLFRRRIRRVKLVSEKGTETENGVNAVNNGIKHRHARSEYRLLHFKEKNKLSDGEKSHQDDCTNRGGVSDELSSEEDAEAMAQRILLRQNVEGASSDNSYEEKKKRPLVSLNQAVSQVKQALKGARDSDSVVESELESTLHSQDSRSCISVGSRSCSVTRRDSESTRHDSETEDMLWDDLLHGPECRSSCTSDSEEMTVRGIRRDLKEDVFQQNHLFWLQNTSPASAKVSALIWEGNDCKKVDMSVLEISGIIMSRVNAYQQGVGYQMLGNITTIGLAFLPFLYRLFRTDNLEQFCSISLKELLHIFCGAPASTPVVLLSAINFLERLCLTWMFFFMMCVAERTYKQRFLFAKLFSHITSARKARKYEIPHFRLKKVENIKIWLSLRSYLKRRGPQRSVDVVVSSVFLLALSIAFICCAQVLKGHKTFLNAAYNWEFLIWEAALLLFLLRLASLGSETNKKYSNISILLTEQINLYLKMEKKPNKKEQLSLVNNVLKLSTKLLKELDTPFRLYGLTMNPLIYNITRVVILSAVSGVISDLLGFNIRLWKIKP; from the exons aTGGCCTCCCGCGACAGCGACGCCATCTCCTGGTACCAGAAGAAG GTCGGGGCCTACGACCAGCAGATATGGGAGAAGTCCGTCGAGCAGACCGAGATGAAGGTAACGGCGCGGCCGGGCGCTCCCGCGGGCCCCGTTCCCCTCGCCTCTGACGGGCCTTTGTTTTCGGGCCCGCAGGCCTTCCGAAGCAAGCCGAAGAAGAAGGGCCACATCCAGCCGGACCTGATCGACGTGGATCTGATCcgag GCTCTACGTTTGCCAAAGCCAAGCCTGAAATTCCCTGGACATCGCTAACTCGGAAGGGAATTGTGAGAGTTGTGTTTTTTCCATTATTCAGCCAGTGGTGGATACAGGTTACTTCCCAGCGCATTTTTATGTGGCTCCTGGTGCTCTACGTTATGCAAG TTATAGCAGTTGTGTTGTATTTCGTGGTGCCTGTTGTGAATGCGAGTGAAGTCATGGGGCCAATGTGCCTTATGTTACTGATGGGAACTGTTCACTGTCAAATAGTGTCCACCCAGATCAGCAAACCGTCGGCAAACAACGGGCTCGGCAGGCGGAGGAG gaagTTACGCAAATCTGTGGGTGTGGATGGGAACAGTTGGTCTTCTCCTGACAAAAACAGTAAAGAAGAGCAGTCTGAATCTGCATCCGTTCTTAAGAATTTATTTAGTGTGCTTTTCCGAAGGAG GATTAGAAGAGTAAAGTTGGTATCTGAGAAAGGGACTGAGACAGAAAATGGTGTGAATGCTGTGAATAATGGCATTAAGCACAGACATGCCAGATCTGAATACAGGCTGTTgcacttcaaagagaaaaataaactttccGATGGGGAAAAGAGCCATCAG GACGACTGCACCAACAGAGGTGGTGTTTCTGATGAGCTTTCGAGTGAGGAGGATGCTGAAGCAATGGCACAAAGGATCTTGTTACGCCAGAATGTAGAAGGGGCTTCCAGTGACAATAGctatgaagagaagaaaaagaggcctCTTGTTTCCCTGAACCAGGCTGTCTCACAG GTGAAGCAAGCCCTGAAAGGTGCCAGAGACTCTGATAGTGTTGTGGAATCTGAACTAGAATCCACATTACATAGTCAG GACTCGAGGTCCTGCATCAGTGTGGGATCCCGGAGCTGTAGTGTGACCCGGAGAGACTCGGAAAGCACTCGCCATGACTCTGAGACCGAAGACATGCTTTGGGACGATCTGCTTCACGGGCCAGAGTGTCGGTCGTCCTGCACCAGCGACAGTGAGGAAATGACTGTGAGAGGCATCAGGCGGGATCTGAAGGAAGATGTTTTCCAGCAG AACCATTTGTTTTGGCTGCAGAATACAAGTCCGGCATCTGCTAAAGTGAGCGCACTGATCTGGGAAGGGAATGACTGTAAGAAGGTGGACATGTCCGTGCTGGAGATCAGCGGGATTATCATGAGCAGG GTTAATGCCTACCAGCAAGGAGTGGGGTATCAAATGCTGGGAAACATCACCACCATTGGATTAGCATTCCTGCCATTCCTCTACAGACTCTTCCGCACAGATAACCTGGAGCAGTTCTGCTCAATTTCTCTAAAGGAGCTTCTGCACATCTTTTGTGGAGCACCTGCTAGTACCCCTGTCGTTCTTTTGTCTGCAATCAACTTCCTTGAAAGACTTTGCTTAACCTGGATGTTCTTCTTCATGATGTGTGTTGCTGAGAGAACGTACAAACAG AGGTTTTTGTTTGCCAAGCTTTTTAGTCACATTACATCTGCTCGGAAAGCCAGGAAGTACGAAATTCCTCACTTTAGACTCAAGAAGGTAGAAAACATTAAGATCTGGTTGTCTCTTCGTTCCTATCtaaag AGGCGAGGCCCTCAGCGATCCGTGGACGTTGTCGTATCGTCAGTCTTTTTACTGGCTCTTTCCATTGCGTTTATATGCTGCGCCCAG gTTCTTAAGGgtcacaaaacatttctgaatgCAGCCTACAACTGGGAGTTCCTAATCTGGGAGGCAGCACTTCTTCTCTTTTTACTACGTCTGGCATCTTTGGGCTCGGAAACCAACAAGAAATACAGTAATATTTCAATCTTGCTCACTGAGCAG ATAAACTTATACCTGAAGATGGAGAAGAAGCCAAACAAGAAAGAACAGCTGTCTCTAGTGAACAATGTCTTGAAACTATCTACAAAGCTGCTGAAG GAGTTAGATACTCCATTTAGGCTGTATGGACTGACCATGAATCCATTAATCTACAACATAACACGAGTTGTCATACTCTCTGCTGTCTCCGGTGTTATAAGTGATCTTCTAGGATTCAATATCAGA TTATGGAAAATTAAACCGTGA
- the PHTF1 gene encoding protein PHTF1 isoform X4: protein MASRDSDAISWYQKKVGAYDQQIWEKSVEQTEMKAFRSKPKKKGHIQPDLIDVDLIRGSTFAKAKPEIPWTSLTRKGIVRVVFFPLFSQWWIQVTSQRIFMWLLVLYVMQVIAVVLYFVVPVVNASEVMGPMCLMLLMGTVHCQIVSTQISKPSANNGLGRRRRIRRVKLVSEKGTETENGVNAVNNGIKHRHARSEYRLLHFKEKNKLSDGEKSHQDDCTNRGGVSDELSSEEDAEAMAQRILLRQNVEGASSDNSYEEKKKRPLVSLNQAVSQVKQALKGARDSDSVVESELESTLHSQDSRSCISVGSRSCSVTRRDSESTRHDSETEDMLWDDLLHGPECRSSCTSDSEEMTVRGIRRDLKEDVFQQNHLFWLQNTSPASAKVSALIWEGNDCKKVDMSVLEISGIIMSRVNAYQQGVGYQMLGNITTIGLAFLPFLYRLFRTDNLEQFCSISLKELLHIFCGAPASTPVVLLSAINFLERLCLTWMFFFMMCVAERTYKQRFLFAKLFSHITSARKARKYEIPHFRLKKVENIKIWLSLRSYLKRRGPQRSVDVVVSSVFLLALSIAFICCAQVLKGHKTFLNAAYNWEFLIWEAALLLFLLRLASLGSETNKKYSNISILLTEQINLYLKMEKKPNKKEQLSLVNNVLKLSTKLLKELDTPFRLYGLTMNPLIYNITRVVILSAVSGVISDLLGFNIRLWKIKP from the exons aTGGCCTCCCGCGACAGCGACGCCATCTCCTGGTACCAGAAGAAG GTCGGGGCCTACGACCAGCAGATATGGGAGAAGTCCGTCGAGCAGACCGAGATGAAG GCCTTCCGAAGCAAGCCGAAGAAGAAGGGCCACATCCAGCCGGACCTGATCGACGTGGATCTGATCcgag GCTCTACGTTTGCCAAAGCCAAGCCTGAAATTCCCTGGACATCGCTAACTCGGAAGGGAATTGTGAGAGTTGTGTTTTTTCCATTATTCAGCCAGTGGTGGATACAGGTTACTTCCCAGCGCATTTTTATGTGGCTCCTGGTGCTCTACGTTATGCAAG TTATAGCAGTTGTGTTGTATTTCGTGGTGCCTGTTGTGAATGCGAGTGAAGTCATGGGGCCAATGTGCCTTATGTTACTGATGGGAACTGTTCACTGTCAAATAGTGTCCACCCAGATCAGCAAACCGTCGGCAAACAACGGGCTCGGCAGGCGGAGGAG GATTAGAAGAGTAAAGTTGGTATCTGAGAAAGGGACTGAGACAGAAAATGGTGTGAATGCTGTGAATAATGGCATTAAGCACAGACATGCCAGATCTGAATACAGGCTGTTgcacttcaaagagaaaaataaactttccGATGGGGAAAAGAGCCATCAG GACGACTGCACCAACAGAGGTGGTGTTTCTGATGAGCTTTCGAGTGAGGAGGATGCTGAAGCAATGGCACAAAGGATCTTGTTACGCCAGAATGTAGAAGGGGCTTCCAGTGACAATAGctatgaagagaagaaaaagaggcctCTTGTTTCCCTGAACCAGGCTGTCTCACAG GTGAAGCAAGCCCTGAAAGGTGCCAGAGACTCTGATAGTGTTGTGGAATCTGAACTAGAATCCACATTACATAGTCAG GACTCGAGGTCCTGCATCAGTGTGGGATCCCGGAGCTGTAGTGTGACCCGGAGAGACTCGGAAAGCACTCGCCATGACTCTGAGACCGAAGACATGCTTTGGGACGATCTGCTTCACGGGCCAGAGTGTCGGTCGTCCTGCACCAGCGACAGTGAGGAAATGACTGTGAGAGGCATCAGGCGGGATCTGAAGGAAGATGTTTTCCAGCAG AACCATTTGTTTTGGCTGCAGAATACAAGTCCGGCATCTGCTAAAGTGAGCGCACTGATCTGGGAAGGGAATGACTGTAAGAAGGTGGACATGTCCGTGCTGGAGATCAGCGGGATTATCATGAGCAGG GTTAATGCCTACCAGCAAGGAGTGGGGTATCAAATGCTGGGAAACATCACCACCATTGGATTAGCATTCCTGCCATTCCTCTACAGACTCTTCCGCACAGATAACCTGGAGCAGTTCTGCTCAATTTCTCTAAAGGAGCTTCTGCACATCTTTTGTGGAGCACCTGCTAGTACCCCTGTCGTTCTTTTGTCTGCAATCAACTTCCTTGAAAGACTTTGCTTAACCTGGATGTTCTTCTTCATGATGTGTGTTGCTGAGAGAACGTACAAACAG AGGTTTTTGTTTGCCAAGCTTTTTAGTCACATTACATCTGCTCGGAAAGCCAGGAAGTACGAAATTCCTCACTTTAGACTCAAGAAGGTAGAAAACATTAAGATCTGGTTGTCTCTTCGTTCCTATCtaaag AGGCGAGGCCCTCAGCGATCCGTGGACGTTGTCGTATCGTCAGTCTTTTTACTGGCTCTTTCCATTGCGTTTATATGCTGCGCCCAG gTTCTTAAGGgtcacaaaacatttctgaatgCAGCCTACAACTGGGAGTTCCTAATCTGGGAGGCAGCACTTCTTCTCTTTTTACTACGTCTGGCATCTTTGGGCTCGGAAACCAACAAGAAATACAGTAATATTTCAATCTTGCTCACTGAGCAG ATAAACTTATACCTGAAGATGGAGAAGAAGCCAAACAAGAAAGAACAGCTGTCTCTAGTGAACAATGTCTTGAAACTATCTACAAAGCTGCTGAAG GAGTTAGATACTCCATTTAGGCTGTATGGACTGACCATGAATCCATTAATCTACAACATAACACGAGTTGTCATACTCTCTGCTGTCTCCGGTGTTATAAGTGATCTTCTAGGATTCAATATCAGA TTATGGAAAATTAAACCGTGA